In the Dermacentor silvarum isolate Dsil-2018 unplaced genomic scaffold, BIME_Dsil_1.4 Seq3982, whole genome shotgun sequence genome, attgcgctatctgccacagacaatttttttaaagtttagtGCGGCTAAAGAACACGCCACAGAGGTTGAGGTGAATTCTGACGACGGCTGTGAACTCCACAGAAATCCTTGGTGCTAATGTTTAAATTTCAGCATGTACATCAAGAATCGCGACGCGCGCGGAATCTTTTAACACATGCTTCCTTCTATACAAAATTTTAAAGAACGTCCAAGAGCATTAGtgacatcttcttcttctttctttctggggttttacgttacAGTTAGTGTCAGTCTACTTTCTTGAACAGAAAGGTGGTAATGACAACCTGTTAAGATTGCgttttttttcgttattgtttAGTGGACTTGATTTGTCTCTGTGGTACGCGTTTTGTGATAGCTTGCTGTCTTTCTATATCGTTGTACGCCCACTTGTTATGCTATTTATTGATTCCGAAAgtatcaaaaataaataaataaataaaactagcATGCTAAGAAGCTCAGAAGTTTCGTAAAGACTCGTGGAACAGAAAGGCAGGCATACCAATGCAGACATACAACGCGTGTTGAGCTTTATGTCATTGTGCCTGTGCTTTGTTCGCCTTCTTTTCTCTACCACTAGAATTGATATCCCACTCGATTCTTATAGACAAAAAGCAACGCAGCATCACTTTTCAATATCATGCCAGGCCGAGCTTCTCAAAAAAGCATTTGTTTTTCTGGCATAACCGCATGAGAATCCTTTGTAGGTAGTGCTGCTGACGGGTGgcaaacagttttttttatttaaatgcgTCTTCTAGTTTCTCTTCCCTTCTACAATTTTGCAACCTTTCTTTTGTTCTCATTCTTCCGCAATAACGTTTCGCCATGATATTTGCATTAGCGGTGCAAAATACATATGAAGTTTTATGAAAACATCCATTCATCAAGTTCATTTTCGCGCGCCATGTTTCTAGTGTTTACGTTCTTGTGTGCTAACAAATTGTTAGTCTACGTGAAATGAACGCTTTCTAATTTCGTGTACAGAAGCTATCTTTACGACGTCACCTCACGACTTTCTTTGAAAACGTCTGCCTGTTATGTGCGAGGGTGATGGAGTCGTGGTCTGTGAATTATTTCACTCTGCTTTAGAACGCACCTTTAGGCCATAGTAGGAGTACAGAGACTCAAACAGCGTGGCCGGTTCACGTACGATGGTGACAAAGTGCGGCCGCCGTCTTAGCACGGCGCGCATCTCCGCCTCGTGGAATCTCGCGTGGTGTACCAGCATGTCGAACGGTGGCCTGCCTGGCGCCATCGAACGGTTGAAGAGGCGTGGGTGACCCAGGTAGTTCTTGGTCTTTGGAAGCACGAAGCGCAGGCCATGGCTCTCGCCGTACCGCATCAGCATGTTCTGCACCGACGAGCTCGCGCACTTGTGCGTTTTCACGAAGCACACGCTGCTGTGCTCCTCCGTAAAACACCGCACCATTTTACCTCCATGGCAACGACAACGACCTGCGGCATCCAGTGAAAGGCCTTAAGCGCTACCGAAATATtaatgatgcaaaaaaaaaaggcgcagtacTCGAAACCTCAGAAAAGAACGCCACATATAAAGGGGTACCAAAGAGCGTGCTCAGTTCTTTCTTGATAGAGTCCATTATGAACTTACAAGATTAGCCACGTTGCAAAGGTTGTCATTTCTGTACTCATGCTACGTCACTTCGACTGCAGCATGTCCACATGTTGCCGGCCGTATGTATCAATATTATTTCACttgtttatttgttgttgttggttTTTGTTGTTGGTA is a window encoding:
- the LOC119435038 gene encoding galactose-3-O-sulfotransferase 4, coding for MVRCFTEEHSSVCFVKTHKCASSSVQNMLMRYGESHGLRFVLPKTKNYLGHPRLFNRSMAPGRPPFDMLVHHARFHEAEMRAVLRRRPHFVTIVREPATLFESLYSYYGLKRKTNMSLGQFATAALVDRSVMGLLARTRTRSKLGFNQMSFDLGLEPAQFGNTSAVRRFIKELDATFDLVMVAERMNESLVLLKDLFCWDTDDVVVFKLNARQ